One region of Oncorhynchus keta strain PuntledgeMale-10-30-2019 chromosome 24, Oket_V2, whole genome shotgun sequence genomic DNA includes:
- the LOC118357523 gene encoding ubiquitin domain-containing protein 1: MGGCVGREREDTQGHGSSRSGGRTHRKRGGRNEPLKKDKPKWKSDYPMTEGQLRSKRDEFWDTAPAFEGRKEIWDALKAATVALECNDHELAQAIVDGASITLPHGSLTECYDELGSCYQLPVYCLAPPVNLISERSDEDPSDNPEPTAAPKKEFQLKVRLSTGKDLRLSASMADPIGQLKKQLQAQEDIDTAHQRWFFSGKLLTDKTRLQDTKIQKDFVIQVIVNPQAPIN; this comes from the exons ATGGGAGGATGTGTTGGGAGAGAACGCGAGGACACACAGGGCCACGGTTCATCCAGGAGCGGTGGAAGGACACACCGAAAACGTGGAG GTCGCAATGAGCCCCTCAAGAAGGACAAGCCCAAGTGGAAGAGTGACTACCCCATGACGGAGGGCCAGCTCCGCAGTAAGAGGGATGAGTTCTGGGACACCGCGCCGGCCTTCGAGGGACGCAAGGAGATATGGGACGCCCTGAAGGCGGCCACTGTGGCCCTGGAGTGCAACGACCACGAGCTGGCCCAGGCCATAGTGGATGGAGCCAGCATCACACTGCCTCACG GGTCCCTGACGGAGTGTTATGACGAGCTAGGTAGCTGCTACCAGCTGCCTGTTTACTGCCTGGCCCCTCCGGTCAACCTGATCTCCGAGCGCAGCGACGAGGACCCCAGTGACAACCCCGAGCCCACCGCTGCCCCCAAGAAGGAGTTCCAGCTCAAGGTGCGCCTTTCCACGGGCAAGGATCTGCGCCTTAGCGCCAGCATGGCCGACCCCATCGGGCAGCTGAAGAAGCAGCTGCAGGCCCAGGAGGACATCGACACGGCCCACCAGCGCTGGTTCTTCTCGGGCAAGCTGCTCACGGACAAGACCCGCCTGCAGGACACCAAGATCCAGAAGGACTTTGTCATCCAGGTCATCGTCAACCCGCAAGCCCCCATTAACTAG